A genomic region of Xanthomonas fragariae contains the following coding sequences:
- a CDS encoding cation diffusion facilitator family transporter: protein MPCRSRVSNESVPTPSRTTPGSTDAGDANHGATVAGATKPKGSHLVVYVALAGNLAIAIAKFIAAGISGSSAMLSEGVHSLVDTINEILLLYGLRRAAQAPTPTHPFGYGRELYFWSFIVALLVFAMGAGVSLYEGIVHLRNPEPARSHLIAYSVLGVSIMFEGTSWLVALREFRSRKGRMGYFQAFRQSKDPSTFTVLLEDSAALVGLFMALLGLAGTQLLDMPELDGIASIGISGVLAFTAFLLARETKGLLIGEPAHAHVTESLLRIAASDPDVCAANGVLTMQMGPNQVVAALSAELEDSRTTPQIEACVGRIEAAAKQQYPELTALFIKPQTPETWHARRAQIERGAAKD, encoded by the coding sequence ATGCCCTGCAGGTCGCGCGTGTCCAACGAGTCAGTGCCCACCCCATCGCGTACCACGCCGGGCTCCACCGACGCTGGAGACGCCAACCACGGCGCCACGGTTGCCGGCGCGACCAAACCCAAGGGCTCGCACTTGGTGGTATATGTGGCGTTGGCCGGCAATCTGGCCATTGCGATCGCCAAGTTCATTGCTGCGGGCATTTCCGGCAGCTCGGCAATGCTCAGCGAAGGTGTGCATTCGCTAGTGGACACCATCAACGAAATCCTGCTGCTGTACGGCCTGCGCCGCGCGGCTCAGGCACCCACTCCGACCCATCCGTTCGGTTACGGGCGCGAGTTGTACTTCTGGAGTTTCATCGTTGCGTTGCTGGTGTTTGCAATGGGCGCAGGTGTGTCGCTGTACGAAGGCATCGTGCATCTTCGCAATCCCGAGCCGGCCAGGAGCCATCTGATCGCCTACAGCGTGCTTGGCGTATCGATCATGTTCGAAGGCACTTCGTGGCTGGTCGCATTGCGCGAGTTTCGCTCCAGAAAAGGCCGCATGGGGTATTTCCAGGCCTTTCGCCAGAGCAAGGACCCAAGCACATTTACGGTGTTGCTGGAAGACAGCGCTGCACTGGTCGGCTTGTTCATGGCACTGCTCGGCCTTGCCGGGACGCAACTGTTGGACATGCCCGAGCTCGACGGCATCGCCTCGATCGGCATTTCCGGCGTGCTCGCATTTACCGCGTTCCTGCTAGCGCGCGAAACCAAAGGCTTGCTGATCGGCGAACCAGCGCACGCGCATGTCACCGAGTCGCTGCTGCGCATCGCCGCCAGCGACCCCGACGTGTGCGCCGCCAACGGCGTGCTCACCATGCAGATGGGCCCAAACCAGGTGGTTGCCGCGTTGAGCGCCGAATTAGAAGACAGCCGCACCACACCGCAGATCGAAGCCTGCGTTGGACGTATCGAAGCGGCTGCCAAGCAACAGTATCCCGAACTCACCGC
- a CDS encoding IS5 family transposase, whose product MKPRKPYSTDISDEEWAFAAPYLTLMDVQAPQRKYELRAMFNALRWIARAGAPWRLLPNDFPPWEAVYQQTQRWLQAGCFEAMVSDLRSLLRVAQGKKGQPSAVIFDARTLQSTCESGPRAGYDGYKRKKGSKVHMAVDTLGHLLAVQVTPANEQERAQVRSLAQEVQHVTGETVKIAFVDQGYTGQEPAQAATEEGIELQVIKLQEAKKGFVLLPRRWVVERSFGWANRFRRLARDYERLPETLAGLHFVVFTILMLGNAATLFQSS is encoded by the coding sequence ATGAAGCCTCGTAAGCCTTATTCCACCGATATTTCCGACGAAGAATGGGCCTTTGCGGCTCCCTATTTGACGCTGATGGACGTGCAGGCACCGCAGCGCAAGTATGAGCTACGCGCGATGTTCAACGCACTGCGGTGGATCGCGCGCGCCGGCGCACCATGGCGATTGCTTCCCAACGATTTTCCGCCCTGGGAAGCGGTGTATCAGCAAACACAGCGCTGGCTGCAAGCGGGCTGCTTTGAGGCCATGGTCAGTGATCTGCGCTCACTCTTGCGTGTGGCGCAAGGGAAAAAAGGCCAGCCGAGCGCGGTCATTTTCGATGCTCGCACGCTGCAGTCCACCTGCGAAAGCGGGCCGCGTGCTGGATACGATGGCTATAAACGCAAGAAAGGCAGCAAGGTACACATGGCCGTCGATACGCTTGGACATCTGCTCGCTGTCCAGGTGACGCCGGCTAATGAGCAGGAGCGCGCGCAAGTCCGATCGTTGGCACAAGAGGTACAACACGTGACCGGTGAAACGGTCAAGATCGCCTTTGTTGATCAGGGCTACACCGGTCAAGAACCGGCGCAGGCGGCCACGGAAGAAGGCATTGAGTTGCAAGTGATCAAGCTGCAAGAAGCGAAAAAAGGCTTTGTCTTGCTGCCGCGCCGTTGGGTTGTCGAGCGCAGCTTCGGATGGGCCAATCGTTTCAGACGGCTGGCACGCGACTACGAGCGATTGCCGGAAACCTTGGCCGGTTTGCACTTCGTCGTCTTCACGATCCTGATGCTTGGAAATGCAGCCACCCTCTTTCAAAGTTCATAA
- a CDS encoding alkylphosphonate utilization protein, whose protein sequence is MPTAPAWRLRSSFVGHSYAGSAMSICAECSFEWRAGEAAANTTVVQDSNGNMRRAGDTVTVIKDLKVKGPSIPLGQGTIIRNIGLVENNAGHIGGNSEKTKGLVLNTCFLRKA, encoded by the coding sequence ATGCCCACCGCGCCCGCCTGGCGGCTGCGCAGTAGTTTTGTTGGCCACTCTTATGCCGGCAGCGCGATGTCGATCTGCGCGGAATGCAGTTTCGAATGGCGTGCAGGCGAGGCGGCCGCGAACACCACGGTGGTGCAAGACAGCAATGGCAATATGCGGCGGGCCGGCGACACGGTGACCGTGATCAAGGATCTCAAGGTTAAGGGCCCATCGATCCCGCTCGGGCAGGGCACGATAATCCGCAATATCGGCCTGGTCGAGAACAATGCCGGGCACATTGGAGGTAACTCGGAAAAGACCAAGGGTCTGGTACTGAACACCTGTTTTCTGCGCAAGGCGTAA
- a CDS encoding alkene reductase — protein sequence MLESTESPLFFPVRLGALELANRVIMAPLTRNRAVAGQVPSPLAAEYYGQRASAGLIVAEGAQISALGQGYLDTPGIHTKEQVDGWHTVTDEVHRRGGKIVLQLWHVGRVSHTSVLPPGEVPVAPSAIRGEGKTYTKNGFEDVSEPRALALGEIPALIEDYRIAARNAIDAGFDGVEVHAANGYLLDQFLRDGSNKRTDAYGGDFENRTRLLTEVVQAIADEIGAERTGVRLSPVTPVYGIHDSDPQPLFEHAVERLNLIGGLAFVHVIEGATGGPRDNVAFDYAALRAKFDGAWIGNNGYDRALAEKAIDSGYADAISFGRPFIANPDLLRRLRENAPLAELDQATLYGGGAKGYIDYPALPNRSPNSDSQHDCAHR from the coding sequence ATGCTCGAATCCACTGAATCCCCCTTGTTCTTCCCGGTGCGCCTGGGCGCGCTGGAGCTTGCCAACCGCGTGATCATGGCGCCGCTGACGCGTAACCGCGCCGTCGCCGGGCAGGTACCTTCACCACTGGCCGCCGAGTACTACGGCCAGCGCGCCAGTGCTGGCTTGATCGTTGCCGAAGGTGCGCAGATCAGCGCACTCGGCCAGGGCTATCTGGATACGCCCGGCATCCACACCAAAGAGCAGGTCGACGGTTGGCATACGGTCACCGATGAAGTGCACCGCCGCGGCGGCAAGATCGTGCTGCAGCTGTGGCATGTCGGTCGCGTTTCGCATACCAGCGTGCTGCCGCCGGGCGAAGTGCCGGTCGCACCCAGCGCCATCCGCGGCGAAGGCAAGACCTACACCAAGAACGGCTTCGAGGATGTGTCCGAGCCGCGCGCACTTGCATTGGGCGAAATCCCCGCATTGATCGAGGACTACCGCATCGCTGCGCGCAACGCGATCGATGCCGGCTTCGACGGCGTAGAAGTGCACGCAGCCAACGGCTATCTGCTGGACCAGTTCCTGCGCGACGGCTCCAACAAGCGCACCGACGCCTACGGCGGCGATTTCGAAAACCGCACCCGCTTGCTGACCGAAGTGGTGCAGGCCATTGCCGACGAGATCGGCGCCGAGCGCACCGGCGTGCGCCTGTCGCCGGTCACCCCGGTGTACGGCATCCACGATTCCGATCCGCAGCCGTTGTTCGAGCATGCGGTCGAGCGCCTCAATCTGATCGGCGGGCTGGCCTTCGTGCACGTGATCGAAGGTGCGACCGGCGGGCCGCGCGATAACGTCGCCTTCGACTACGCCGCCCTGCGTGCGAAGTTCGACGGTGCATGGATCGGCAACAACGGCTACGACCGCGCGCTGGCCGAAAAAGCTATCGACAGCGGCTATGCCGATGCGATCTCGTTCGGCCGCCCGTTCATCGCCAATCCAGACCTGCTGCGTCGTCTGCGCGAGAACGCACCACTGGCCGAGCTCGACCAGGCCACCCTGTACGGCGGCGGTGCCAAAGGCTACATCGACTACCCCGCACTTCCCAACAGATCGCCCAACAGCGACTCACAGCACGACTGCGCTCACCGTTAG
- a CDS encoding MFS transporter, with protein MPDTELSPPRVSRRDYVLILLALAMGGFAIGISEFSTMGLMTQISQGLQISEPQVGHVITAYALGVVVGAPLLAIWGARWPRRTLLLLLMVFYALGNLASALAPSYHTMLLCRFIAGLPHGAYFGVASLVAASISPPNQRATAVGRVLLGLSVALLVGNPLATWLGQSVSWRWSYASVSVIALGTVAAVAALLPPQPDEPRQQPLRELRAFNQAQVWLALAIGAVGFSGMFCVFSYLAPTLTAVTGVEPARIPLAMVAFGVGGVLGSILGGWLFDRMQFRAVPVLLVWSVAVMLTFPLAAHSGLWVFVSIVAVGTMGALAPALQTRLMDVANDAQTLAAASNHAAFNTANALGPWLGGMAITAGWGWTSTGYVGAATAFGGLLVYVLAVWQERRQRTLVASC; from the coding sequence ATGCCCGATACCGAGCTCTCACCGCCGCGCGTGTCCCGGCGCGATTACGTGTTGATTCTCTTGGCGCTGGCGATGGGCGGCTTTGCGATCGGCATCAGCGAATTTTCCACGATGGGCCTGATGACCCAGATCTCGCAGGGCTTGCAGATCAGCGAGCCTCAGGTGGGCCACGTCATCACTGCCTACGCGTTGGGTGTGGTGGTCGGCGCGCCGTTGCTGGCGATTTGGGGCGCACGCTGGCCGCGGCGCACCTTGTTGCTGCTGTTGATGGTGTTCTACGCGCTGGGCAACCTCGCCAGTGCGTTGGCGCCGAGCTATCACACGATGCTGCTGTGTCGCTTCATCGCCGGCTTGCCGCATGGTGCGTATTTCGGCGTCGCTTCGTTGGTGGCCGCGTCGATCAGCCCGCCCAATCAACGCGCCACCGCGGTGGGCCGCGTGCTATTGGGCTTGAGCGTGGCCTTGCTGGTGGGCAATCCGTTGGCGACCTGGCTTGGCCAGAGCGTCAGCTGGCGCTGGTCGTATGCGTCCGTCTCGGTGATTGCGCTAGGTACTGTCGCCGCCGTCGCGGCCTTGCTGCCGCCGCAGCCGGACGAACCGCGGCAGCAGCCGTTACGCGAGCTGCGTGCGTTCAATCAGGCGCAGGTGTGGCTGGCGTTGGCGATTGGGGCGGTGGGATTTTCCGGAATGTTTTGCGTCTTCAGTTACCTGGCGCCGACCTTGACCGCCGTCACCGGCGTGGAGCCGGCGCGCATTCCGCTGGCTATGGTCGCATTCGGCGTGGGCGGCGTGCTCGGCAGCATCCTGGGTGGGTGGTTGTTCGATCGCATGCAGTTCCGCGCGGTGCCGGTGCTGTTGGTCTGGTCGGTGGCGGTGATGCTGACCTTTCCATTGGCTGCGCACTCGGGGTTATGGGTGTTCGTCTCCATCGTGGCGGTCGGCACGATGGGCGCCCTGGCGCCGGCATTGCAGACGCGGTTGATGGACGTGGCGAACGATGCGCAGACGCTGGCTGCAGCGTCCAACCATGCAGCATTCAATACCGCCAACGCACTTGGTCCGTGGCTGGGCGGTATGGCGATCACCGCAGGATGGGGCTGGACCTCCACCGGTTATGTCGGCGCGGCGACTGCGTTCGGTGGTCTGTTGGTCTATGTATTGGCGGTGTGGCAAGAGCGTCGGCAACGCACGTTGGTGGCGAGTTGTTGA
- a CDS encoding PA2169 family four-helix-bundle protein has product MSIQSKTEHSLNDLIAISRDGKDFYDEAAAKVGDVELATLFRRIASVKTDIVSSLSSVVASVGGTPEKSGTLVGSMQQFYGKVRATLGDTKYGYVAELEESEDRLLKAFDETIADQDTPAAARDAALRLLPEVRACHDVMRNHKHAMKSAA; this is encoded by the coding sequence ATGAGCATTCAGAGCAAAACCGAGCATAGCCTCAACGACCTCATCGCCATTTCCCGCGACGGCAAGGACTTCTACGACGAAGCCGCCGCCAAGGTGGGCGATGTGGAACTTGCGACGCTTTTCCGTCGCATTGCCAGCGTCAAGACCGACATCGTTAGCAGTCTGAGCAGTGTGGTTGCATCGGTGGGCGGTACGCCAGAAAAGAGCGGCACGCTGGTGGGCAGCATGCAGCAGTTCTACGGCAAGGTCCGCGCAACGCTGGGCGATACCAAGTACGGCTACGTGGCCGAGCTGGAAGAGTCGGAAGATCGCCTGCTGAAGGCGTTCGACGAGACAATCGCAGACCAGGACACCCCGGCCGCTGCACGCGATGCCGCACTGCGCCTACTACCGGAAGTGCGCGCCTGTCATGACGTGATGCGCAACCACAAGCATGCGATGAAGAGCGCCGCATAA
- a CDS encoding IS5 family transposase: protein MRTRRPAAEDMPADELFRSRLENQIDLRHRLARLSQRMPWTALEQALSSRLPATQAGGGRPALPVRLIAGLLYLKHAYDLSDEAVCERWLENPYWQFFTGEVVFQTRLPCDASSLTRWRQRLGEAGMEELLAHTINAAHAMQAVDARELSRVIVDTTVQEKAIAYPTDSRLLEVARKKLVLVAKRHGIGLRQSYARQGPALSRKAGRYAHARQFKRMRRILRRQRTVLGRLMRDIQRKLDQVNTGVRERIAVWLERAQRLYTQRPKDKQKLYALHAPEVECIGKGKARQAYEFGVKVGIAVTACKGLVVGARSFPGNPYDGDTLAEQLEQTRGLLQDVSVEPTVAIVDLGDRGREVDGVQVLHRGKAKTLTRRQWRWIKRRQAVEPVIGHLKDDCRLRRCRLKGAQGDALHVLGCAAGYNLRWLLRWIAFLRAWMRAMGWSCFSAVPLSPTALGA, encoded by the coding sequence ATGCGTACACGCCGTCCTGCTGCCGAAGACATGCCTGCCGACGAGTTGTTTCGTTCGCGGCTGGAGAACCAGATCGATCTGCGTCATCGGCTGGCGCGGCTGAGCCAACGGATGCCGTGGACGGCGTTGGAGCAAGCACTTTCATCGCGCTTGCCGGCCACCCAGGCCGGTGGCGGTCGGCCGGCATTGCCGGTGCGGCTGATTGCCGGTTTGCTCTACCTCAAACACGCCTACGACCTGTCCGATGAAGCGGTGTGCGAGCGCTGGCTGGAGAATCCGTACTGGCAGTTCTTCACCGGTGAGGTCGTGTTCCAGACGCGCTTGCCGTGCGATGCCAGCTCGCTGACGCGCTGGCGGCAGCGCCTGGGTGAGGCCGGGATGGAAGAGCTGCTGGCGCACACCATCAACGCCGCACATGCCATGCAGGCGGTGGACGCACGCGAGTTGTCGCGGGTGATCGTGGACACCACGGTGCAAGAGAAGGCGATCGCCTATCCGACCGACAGCCGTTTGCTGGAGGTGGCACGCAAGAAGCTGGTTTTAGTGGCCAAGCGGCACGGCATCGGATTGCGGCAGAGCTACGCGCGGCAAGGCCCGGCCCTGAGCCGCAAGGCAGGTCGGTATGCGCATGCGCGCCAGTTCAAGCGGATGCGGCGCATCTTGCGACGTCAACGCACAGTGCTGGGACGGCTCATGCGCGACATCCAACGCAAACTCGATCAGGTAAACACCGGCGTGCGCGAGCGCATCGCTGTCTGGCTGGAACGTGCGCAACGGCTGTACACGCAGCGTCCGAAGGACAAACAAAAACTGTACGCATTGCATGCCCCAGAAGTGGAATGCATCGGCAAGGGCAAGGCGCGTCAAGCGTACGAATTCGGCGTCAAGGTCGGCATTGCGGTCACCGCCTGCAAGGGATTGGTCGTGGGTGCGCGCAGCTTCCCGGGCAACCCGTACGACGGCGATACCTTGGCCGAGCAGCTGGAGCAGACACGCGGGTTGCTGCAGGATGTGAGCGTAGAACCGACGGTGGCGATCGTGGACCTGGGCGATCGCGGGCGCGAAGTCGATGGCGTGCAGGTCCTGCATCGCGGCAAGGCCAAGACGCTGACGCGGCGGCAATGGCGCTGGATCAAGCGACGGCAGGCGGTGGAGCCGGTGATCGGACATCTGAAAGACGACTGCCGGTTGCGTCGCTGCAGGCTGAAGGGTGCCCAAGGCGATGCGCTGCACGTGCTCGGCTGCGCCGCCGGCTACAACCTGCGCTGGCTGCTGCGCTGGATCGCGTTTTTGCGTGCCTGGATGCGGGCGATGGGATGGTCATGCTTTAGCGCCGTGCCGCTGTCACCGACGGCACTTGGCGCTTGA
- a CDS encoding oxidoreductase-like domain-containing protein, with protein MSDSAASSPDPRPTAPAPPAANACCQSGCPLCVHDLYAEELVRYRQALAAWEARRSAKVQ; from the coding sequence ATGTCCGACAGCGCTGCTTCCAGTCCCGATCCACGCCCGACAGCCCCTGCGCCACCGGCGGCCAACGCGTGCTGCCAGAGCGGTTGCCCGCTGTGCGTGCACGATCTGTATGCAGAGGAATTGGTGCGTTACCGCCAGGCCTTGGCGGCCTGGGAAGCGCGCCGGTCGGCGAAGGTGCAATAA
- a CDS encoding virulence factor family protein, with product MRRLQMWSMLCGAAVLTLSGMVAAQAPELVSHGSFEQVPLLMPKGEPQRVVIWLAGAGNAAKRQAQAEALRADGAMVALVDTAHLYVVLRKVGKPCTFSVGDVENFARYAQAVHHLPTYRLPLLVGDGEGAALAYASATQAKPHMLAGLLTDGLCPAMVSDQAICKWGVRPGSNTLVPVPLQIPWVLAGSQDKRCPAAAEDSFLKQVPQARTFTRSPQGDILPGLRAAARVLGEQKGVALPPPPGNLADLPVVEMPAKPDGDSDDDTFVIFVSGDGGWAGLDEEVSKNLVAQGIPVVGLDSLRYFWTERTPQGLSTDLDRIARVYAQRWQRQRLVLIGFSQGADVLPAAINKLPAQTKRNIRLTALVSAGKLADYEFHVSNWLGSDDEGLPIAPEVQRLPAGTTVCIYGQDDEEALCPSLPADSAKRVALPGDHHYNDDYPTVARAIIEQLHGLSKP from the coding sequence ATGCGACGACTTCAGATGTGGAGCATGCTCTGCGGCGCGGCAGTGTTGACGCTGTCGGGCATGGTCGCCGCGCAGGCGCCGGAACTGGTGAGTCATGGCAGCTTCGAGCAGGTGCCGTTGCTGATGCCCAAGGGCGAACCGCAGCGCGTCGTGATCTGGCTGGCCGGTGCCGGCAATGCCGCCAAGCGTCAGGCACAGGCGGAAGCCTTGCGTGCCGACGGCGCGATGGTGGCGCTGGTGGACACCGCGCATCTGTACGTCGTGCTGCGCAAGGTCGGCAAGCCCTGCACGTTTTCGGTCGGCGATGTGGAGAACTTCGCGCGCTACGCGCAGGCCGTCCACCACCTGCCCACTTACCGCCTGCCGCTGCTGGTGGGCGATGGAGAAGGCGCCGCATTGGCCTATGCTAGCGCTACGCAAGCCAAACCACATATGCTGGCCGGCCTGCTCACCGACGGGTTGTGCCCGGCCATGGTGTCCGATCAGGCGATCTGCAAATGGGGTGTGCGTCCGGGCAGCAATACGCTGGTGCCGGTGCCGCTGCAGATTCCCTGGGTACTGGCCGGCAGCCAGGACAAGCGTTGCCCGGCCGCCGCCGAAGACAGCTTCCTCAAGCAGGTTCCGCAGGCGCGTACTTTTACACGCTCCCCGCAGGGCGACATCCTGCCCGGCTTGCGTGCCGCTGCCCGCGTGCTGGGAGAGCAGAAGGGCGTGGCGTTGCCGCCGCCGCCGGGCAATCTGGCCGATCTGCCAGTGGTGGAAATGCCCGCCAAACCCGATGGCGACAGCGACGACGACACCTTCGTGATCTTCGTTTCCGGCGACGGTGGCTGGGCCGGCCTGGACGAAGAAGTGTCCAAGAACCTGGTTGCGCAGGGCATCCCGGTGGTCGGACTAGATTCGCTGCGTTACTTCTGGACCGAACGCACGCCGCAGGGCTTGTCCACCGACCTGGACCGCATCGCGCGCGTATACGCGCAGCGCTGGCAACGGCAGCGGCTGGTTCTGATCGGTTTCTCGCAAGGCGCGGACGTGCTGCCGGCGGCGATCAACAAACTACCGGCGCAGACCAAGCGGAATATTCGCTTGACCGCGCTGGTGTCGGCCGGAAAATTGGCCGACTACGAATTCCATGTCAGCAACTGGCTTGGCTCGGACGACGAAGGGCTGCCGATTGCGCCGGAAGTGCAGCGTCTGCCCGCCGGCACCACCGTGTGCATCTACGGCCAGGACGACGAGGAGGCGCTGTGCCCGAGCCTGCCGGCTGATTCCGCCAAGCGCGTTGCGCTGCCGGGCGATCACCACTACAACGACGATTACCCGACAGTGGCCAGGGCGATCATTGAGCAGTTGCATGGGCTGTCGAAACCGTGA
- the mprF gene encoding bifunctional lysylphosphatidylglycerol flippase/synthetase MprF, with product MMDHSVSSEAPASGWRRAMPVIISLAIMAMALHALSSQFTDLGYHQISQAFRALGAGQVALTLLLGLSSYVCLVGFDWVGLKRTGKRLHPARVGITAFMAHAVGQTLGFAALTGGAVRLRGYGSVGLTLAEIGQVVLMSTLGFIFGAWVLICLALMLEPEAAARAVPIAAQGVRAAGIALLVGYLAMLVLVGKQGREFGIRSHRFWLPDRATVLGVTALSVVELGLAAAAFYVLLPPDPGTGYFGFIGIWLVAVVAGLISTVPAGLGVFEWSLLKLLPHVAPAAVLAAALAYRVTYYIVPLLISVAMAAASGLGAPVRASASTARTVWKALRPWLPQILALAVFAVGATLVIDGTLPTPRARQEVAPLPLIETSHLLVSLGGMLLLLIGQGLQRRSHAAWMLALGVCVLLPPLALLRGSHISVSLSAALAAVALWAARREFYRQGALLDEAWSWRWLSNLGLVLVATFWLLFFVYSHVEYSNDLWWQFATSANAPRALRDALILCVGVIVFGMARLLRGGRRPLPAADAQTLQTLAPILDTSIDTQACLALIGDKAFLRDEQGRGFVMMQRYGGSLISMGDPVGPPEVARALTWRFREEADRMGLRPVFYQVGEKYWQTYLDMGLTLVKLGEEAIVPLQDFTLEGRDRADLRQAWNRGKRGGLTFRVLQPEQVDAVLPRLSEVSVQWLEEKSGEEKGFSLGSFDADYLRRLPLCVAEAEGEIVAFANVWRAPAGGELSVDLMRHSAQAPKGTMDFLFIELFLWGKANGYTRFSLGMAPLSGLAEHRLAGRWNRFASLVARHGERFYGFSGLRRFKSKFAPTWRPRYLVAPGGMHLPAALLDVTRLISVDPGRQE from the coding sequence ATGATGGATCACTCCGTGTCTTCCGAAGCGCCTGCCAGCGGTTGGCGTCGTGCCATGCCGGTCATCATCAGCCTGGCGATTATGGCGATGGCGCTGCACGCGCTGTCCTCACAGTTCACCGACCTTGGCTATCACCAGATCAGCCAAGCGTTCCGTGCCCTGGGAGCTGGGCAGGTCGCGCTCACCCTGTTGCTGGGCCTGAGCAGTTACGTTTGTCTGGTGGGATTCGACTGGGTGGGGCTAAAGCGCACCGGCAAGCGGCTACATCCGGCGCGCGTGGGCATCACCGCCTTCATGGCGCATGCGGTCGGGCAGACGCTGGGCTTTGCCGCGCTCACCGGCGGCGCGGTGCGCCTGCGCGGCTATGGCAGCGTGGGGCTGACGCTGGCCGAGATCGGGCAGGTGGTGCTGATGAGCACGCTGGGCTTCATTTTCGGTGCCTGGGTGCTGATCTGCCTGGCGCTGATGCTGGAACCGGAAGCGGCCGCGCGTGCGGTGCCGATCGCCGCACAAGGCGTCCGCGCCGCCGGTATCGCCTTGCTGGTCGGCTACCTTGCCATGTTGGTGCTGGTCGGCAAGCAAGGCCGCGAATTCGGCATCCGCAGCCATCGTTTCTGGCTGCCCGACCGCGCCACCGTGCTCGGCGTGACTGCGCTCAGCGTGGTCGAACTGGGCCTGGCCGCGGCGGCGTTCTACGTGCTGCTGCCGCCGGATCCAGGTACCGGCTACTTCGGTTTCATCGGCATCTGGCTGGTCGCGGTGGTCGCCGGGCTGATCTCCACCGTGCCAGCCGGCCTGGGCGTGTTCGAGTGGAGCCTGCTCAAGCTGCTGCCGCATGTCGCCCCTGCCGCAGTGCTGGCGGCCGCGCTGGCCTACCGCGTGACCTATTACATCGTGCCGTTGCTAATCTCGGTGGCGATGGCGGCCGCCTCGGGGCTGGGCGCGCCGGTACGTGCCAGCGCCAGTACCGCCCGCACGGTGTGGAAGGCGTTGCGTCCGTGGCTGCCGCAGATTCTAGCCTTGGCGGTGTTTGCAGTCGGCGCGACACTGGTGATCGACGGCACGCTGCCGACGCCGCGCGCACGCCAGGAAGTGGCGCCGCTGCCGCTGATCGAAACCTCGCATCTGCTGGTCAGCCTCGGCGGCATGCTGCTGCTGTTGATCGGCCAGGGGCTGCAGCGTCGCAGTCATGCCGCCTGGATGCTGGCGCTTGGCGTGTGCGTGCTGCTGCCGCCGCTGGCGCTGCTGCGCGGCAGCCATATCTCGGTATCGCTTTCGGCGGCGCTGGCCGCAGTCGCGCTATGGGCCGCGCGGCGCGAGTTCTATCGCCAGGGCGCGCTGCTGGATGAAGCCTGGTCGTGGCGCTGGCTGAGTAATCTGGGCCTGGTGCTGGTGGCCACGTTCTGGCTGCTGTTCTTCGTCTACAGCCATGTCGAATACAGCAACGACCTGTGGTGGCAGTTCGCCACCTCGGCCAATGCGCCGCGTGCGCTACGCGATGCGTTGATCCTGTGTGTGGGCGTGATCGTGTTCGGCATGGCGCGGCTGCTGCGTGGCGGGCGCCGCCCGTTGCCGGCCGCCGATGCGCAGACGTTGCAGACGCTAGCCCCGATCCTGGACACCAGCATCGACACCCAGGCCTGTCTGGCATTGATCGGCGACAAGGCGTTTCTGCGCGATGAGCAGGGCCGCGGCTTTGTGATGATGCAGCGCTACGGCGGCTCGCTCATCTCGATGGGCGACCCGGTCGGCCCGCCCGAGGTTGCACGTGCGCTGACCTGGCGCTTCCGTGAAGAAGCCGACCGCATGGGCCTGCGTCCGGTGTTCTATCAGGTCGGCGAAAAATACTGGCAAACCTATCTCGACATGGGCCTGACGCTGGTCAAGCTGGGCGAAGAAGCGATCGTGCCGCTGCAAGATTTCACCCTGGAGGGCCGCGATCGCGCCGATCTGCGCCAGGCATGGAACCGCGGCAAGCGTGGCGGGCTGACCTTCCGGGTGCTGCAACCCGAGCAGGTGGATGCGGTGTTGCCGCGTCTGTCCGAGGTGTCCGTGCAGTGGCTGGAAGAAAAATCCGGTGAAGAAAAGGGCTTCTCGCTGGGCAGCTTCGATGCCGACTATCTGCGCCGCCTTCCGTTGTGCGTGGCCGAGGCAGAAGGGGAGATCGTCGCCTTCGCCAATGTGTGGCGGGCGCCTGCCGGCGGCGAGCTGTCGGTGGATCTGATGCGGCATAGCGCGCAAGCCCCGAAGGGCACAATGGATTTCCTGTTCATCGAGCTGTTTCTGTGGGGGAAGGCCAACGGCTATACGCGCTTCTCGCTGGGCATGGCGCCGCTGTCGGGCCTGGCCGAGCACCGCCTGGCCGGCCGCTGGAACCGTTTCGCCAGCCTGGTCGCACGCCACGGCGAACGCTTCTACGGATTCAGCGGGCTGCGGCGTTTCAAGTCCAAGTTCGCCCCGACCTGGCGCCCGCGCTACTTGGTCGCACCGGGCGGCATGCATCTGCCGGCCGCGTTGCTGGACGTCACCCGTTTGATCTCGGTGGATCCGGGCCGGCAGGAATGA